The region GCCGCTTTTAAATTCTCCAATGCAGCCCTTCGGCGATGGACTCAGTTACAACCACTCCAGACGATCGCCGCCGGTGCCGGGTTCTCGGAATCCCCGTGGATGCCTGCCGTGATGTTCAGGCAGCTGCCATCGGGCTGCACGCCCGTGGTGGTGGTCGCATCGTCACCCTCAACGCTGAGATGACGATGACGGCTCGCAGCTTGCCGGAGCTTGGCCACGCCATCGAGGGGGCAGACCTGGTGATCCCTGATGGTGCTGGAGTGGTTTGGGCGCTGGCCCGGCAACGGGTCAGCGTGGTGAAGACCGCCGGCATCGAACTGGCCTGGACGCTCCTCGAATACGCCGCAGCGCACAGCTGGAGAGTGGCTCTCGTGGGCGCAGCGCCTGCTGTGATGGACAGCCTTCGTAAATCGCTGCCCCAACGCATTCCAGGCCTGAACCTAGTCATGGCAGTGGATGGCTACCAGGCTGCAGATGCCTGGGATGGCGTCGAAGCCGAACTCCATCAGCTCAATCCCGATCTGGTCTTGGTTGCCCTGGGTGTTCCTCGTCAGGAAACCTGGTCGGAACGGTTGAGTGAAAGCCGAGCAGGACTCTGGATGGGGGTCGGCGGCAGCTTCGATGTCTGGGCTGGCGTCAAGAGGCGAGCTCCGGCATGGATGTGCCGCTATCGCATTGAGTGGCTGTATCGCCTGATTCAGGAGCCCAGTCGCTGGAGGCGAATGCTGTCTCTGCCTGCCTTCGCCTGGGCTGTCTTGCGGGGTGGCTGATCAGCGGAAACCAACGGAGGCCTGCCAGACAAAGGCCAGAAGCAGGAAGAAGACCGGGATCAGCGGAAGGATGTCGATCAACGGTGAGAAGGCCTGATAGGCCTCGGGCAGCTGTGCCAGCAGGTCGTGGGTGAAGGCGGCCATCCCTAGTATTCAAAAGGCGTTGGGCTGGACGCTACCACGTGTGATGGGCTGGTGAGTCCGGCTCCCAGGGAGCGAAATCCTCTGAAAAGCAGCCATCCCGGATTGCCTTGGATATCGCAGTGGTGAAGCGCAGGAGATGGGTGATGTTGTGGAGGCTCAGCAGGGTGAGTCCGAGCAATTCCTCACTGCGGATCAGATGGTTCAGGTATGCCCTGGTATGCCCTCCGCTGCATGTGGGACAGGGGCAGGACGGGTCCAGGGGTGTGTGGTCATGGCGGAAACGCGCATTGCGCAGGTTCCAGCGTTCACCACCTACGAGGGCTGTGCCATGACGGCCGAGCCGGGTGGGGAGAACGCAATCGAAGAGGTCGATGCCGCTGGCCACGGCCACGGCCATCTCCCGCAATGTGCCGATGCCCATCAAGTAGCGCGGTTTGTGTGTCGGGAGCAGCGGTGTGACGTCTCGCACGATCCGGTGCATCTCCTCCACCGGTTCGCCCACGCTGACCCCACCAACAGCAATTCCCGGCAGGTCGAAATCGGCGACGGCCCGCGCACTCTCCCGGCGCAAATGGGGAAAACATCCGCCCTGCACGATGCCGAAAAGGGCCTGGTTGTCGCGGCTGTGGGCTTCGACGCAGCGGGCCAGCCAGGCATGGGTGCGCCGGCAGGCATCGATTACATCGTTTTCGGTGGCCGTATAAGGAGGGCACTGATCAAAGGCCATCGCTACGTCAGCCCCGAGGGCCATCTGAATCTGCGTGGCGTGCTCCGGGGTCATGTCGATGATCCGGCCGTCCCGGGGGTTGCGGAAGACAACGCCGCGGTCATCGATTTTGTTCAGGTCTCCAAGGCTGAACACCTGAAAGCCGCCGGAGTCGGTGAGCATCGGACCGTCCCACCCCATAAAACGGTGCAACCCCCCGGCGGCCGCAACGATCTCCTCGCCGGGCTGAAGGTGCAGGTGATAAGTGTTGGACAGAACCATCTGTGCCCCGGTGCGGGCGAGCTGGTCCGTGCTGATCCCTTTGACAGTGGCCAGGGTGCCAACGGGCATGAAGCGGGGCGTGTGCACCGGTCCATGGGGTGTGTGAAAACAGCCGCAGCGGGCAGCGGTGTTGGCGCAATGGGCGCTGATCTCGAAGCCGAACAAGGCAAGGACCCCCCTGTCTCGACCCTACGGTGAGACCAGGACCGTGCAACAGAGCCATCGCCCGGAGCGTTTCCCCCTGGTTGTCCGATCTGGCGGGGGCCTGGATCTTCTACAGCGTCCTGCCTGCCTGGCCTTGGCCGTCACCCCGGTTTCAACGCATTGCCCGATTCGCCTCCTGGATCGGTTTGGTGATCGGTGCGATACAGGCGCTGCTCTGCTGGGGACTGCTTCAGCTCGGCTGGACCATGAGCGCTGCGGCGCCCATGGTGATCGCCCTCGGCATCTGGCTCAGCGGCGGGCTGCATCACGACGGAGTGATGGACACGGCAGATGGTCTGGCCGCTGGCCCGGAGCGTTGTCTTGAGGCGATGGAGGACAGCCGTGTGGGGGCCAGCGGTGTGCTGGCCCTGGTCATAGTGCTGATGCTGCA is a window of Synechococcus sp. A15-24 DNA encoding:
- the tgt gene encoding tRNA guanosine(34) transglycosylase Tgt: MFGFEISAHCANTAARCGCFHTPHGPVHTPRFMPVGTLATVKGISTDQLARTGAQMVLSNTYHLHLQPGEEIVAAAGGLHRFMGWDGPMLTDSGGFQVFSLGDLNKIDDRGVVFRNPRDGRIIDMTPEHATQIQMALGADVAMAFDQCPPYTATENDVIDACRRTHAWLARCVEAHSRDNQALFGIVQGGCFPHLRRESARAVADFDLPGIAVGGVSVGEPVEEMHRIVRDVTPLLPTHKPRYLMGIGTLREMAVAVASGIDLFDCVLPTRLGRHGTALVGGERWNLRNARFRHDHTPLDPSCPCPTCSGGHTRAYLNHLIRSEELLGLTLLSLHNITHLLRFTTAISKAIRDGCFSEDFAPWEPDSPAHHTW
- a CDS encoding WecB/TagA/CpsF family glycosyltransferase; translation: MDSVTTTPDDRRRCRVLGIPVDACRDVQAAAIGLHARGGGRIVTLNAEMTMTARSLPELGHAIEGADLVIPDGAGVVWALARQRVSVVKTAGIELAWTLLEYAAAHSWRVALVGAAPAVMDSLRKSLPQRIPGLNLVMAVDGYQAADAWDGVEAELHQLNPDLVLVALGVPRQETWSERLSESRAGLWMGVGGSFDVWAGVKRRAPAWMCRYRIEWLYRLIQEPSRWRRMLSLPAFAWAVLRGG
- a CDS encoding adenosylcobinamide-GDP ribazoletransferase, which encodes MRPGPCNRAIARSVSPWLSDLAGAWIFYSVLPAWPWPSPRFQRIARFASWIGLVIGAIQALLCWGLLQLGWTMSAAAPMVIALGIWLSGGLHHDGVMDTADGLAAGPERCLEAMEDSRVGASGVLALVIVLMLQLGALVQLGSAAPAALVTVGVWSRVAPLWAMARFPYLRRDGTAGFHRRHGRPRWDALPSGVVLLILCLVLNPVMLLAGAPVALVVAEGLGRRLGGHTGDSYGAVLVLTETFTLVLLALTR
- a CDS encoding photosystem II reaction center protein K, whose translation is MAAFTHDLLAQLPEAYQAFSPLIDILPLIPVFFLLLAFVWQASVGFR